CACCCGGCGGCAGGTCTCCGCCACCACGGCAAGATCATGGGTGATCAACATGACCCCCATGTTCAGCCGCTTGTTCATGTCGACGATCAACTCCATGATCTGCGCCTGGATGGTCACGTCCAGCGCCGTCGTCGGCTCGTCGGCGATCAACAGCCGGGGACCGCAGGCCAGGGCGATGGCGATCATCACCCGCTGGCGCATCCCGCCGGACAACTCGTGGGGATACTGGTCCACCCGTTTCTCCGGCGAAGGAATGCCGACCATCTTCAGCATGTCGATGGCCTTCTCCCGCGCCTGGGTCTTGGAAAGTTTCTGGTGGATCCTCAACGGCTCCATGATCTGCTCCCCCACGGTGAACACCGGGTTCAGCGCGCTCAACGCGTCCTGGAACACCATGGAGATCATCTTCCCCCGATAGCGTTGCATCGTCCGCTGGGGAAGGGAAAAGAGGTTGGTGCCCTGGAACAACACCTGGCCCCCGTAGCGGGTCAGCTTCTTCTCATCGTACAACCGGAGAATCGATTGGGAGGTGACGCTTTTGCCGCATCCCGACTCCCCCACCACACCGAGAATCTCTCCCTGGGTGATGGAGAAGGAAACCCCGTCCACCGCTTTCAGCCAGCCTCGCTCCGTCTTGAATGACGTGGTAAGGTGGTTTACTTGGAGCAACTGCGCTTCATTCTGTCCCATCATTTCCTCCTAGCCATTCTGCGGATCCAGCAGATCCCTCAGCCCGTCCCCGAACAGGTTCAAGCCGAGAACGGTCAACGCCGTGACGATACCGGGGAAGATGATCATCCACTGGGCGTTGTAGATCACCGTCCGGCCCTCACTGAGAATGGCGCCCCAGCTGGGCTCGGGAGCCGGCACCCCGGCGCCGAGGAAACTCAGCGCCGCCTCGGTGATGATCGCCGTCGCGAAGACGAATGTCATCTGGATGATCAACGGAGAAAGAATGTTGGGAGCGATATGCTTCCACAGGATCCGCTGCGTCCCCGCACCCAGCCCACGCATCGCCTCGATGTACGTCTGCTCCTTGATGACCAGAGCCGAAGAACGGGCAAGACGGGCCATGTTCGGGGTGCTGACCACCGCCAGGCTGATGATGACGTTCTTGATGTCGGCCCCCAACGCGGTCATCAAGGCGATTGCCAGAAGAATCGACGGGATGGCTTTCAGACCGTCACAGATCCGCATCATGATGCTGTCCATCGTCGAGCTGACCGAGGAGTACAATCCAATGACCAGTCCGAGAAACCCGGAGATCAAGCCAACGGAAAAGCCCTACCGTCATGGAAATCCGCGCGCCATACACGACACGGGAGAAAAGATCCCGTCCCAATGAATCCGTCCCGAACCAGTGCGCCTTGGACGGCGCCTGGAGCCGGTGCGCCACATCCACGGCGTACGGCGACTGCCGGGCGATCAACGGCGCAAAGATGGCGACGAGGAGCACCACGACGAAGATCACCAACCCCATGACGGATTGCCGGTTGTACAGGAATTTCCTGAGTTTCAGTTCCCGTTGTTCCTTGGCCAGCTTCCGTTGCAACTGCAACATGTCTTCGGGAGACTCGCCATTGTTCCGCATCGTAGCAGAAACGTCCATATCCGCCTCCTTCCGCTCACCCGAGCCGAATCCGTGGATCGACGACGCCGTACAGCAGATCCACCACCAGACTGATCGCCACGTTGATCAGCGCGATCATCAACACCACCGCCTGGATCACCTGGTAATCCCTGCGCCCCACCGAATTGACCACCAGGGACCCGATGCCGGGGATGCCGAACATCGACTCCACCACCGTCGCTCCGGAGAGCGCGCCGATGAAACTCTGTCCGATGATGGTCAGCACCTGGACCAGCGTGTTGCGGAACGCGTGCTTGGCCACCAGGGCGAACTCCTTCACCCCTTTGGCCTTGGCCATGCGCACGTAATCACTGCCCAACGCCTCCAGCATGGACGCCCGGGTCATCCGCATGATCAACGCGGCGTACATGAACCCCAGCGCGATGGCGGGGAGCGTCAAGAACCGGATGTGTTGGCCGAAGCCGGCGGAAATCGGTTTGTACCCGGAGACGGGAAACCACCGGAGTTTCACGGCGAAGAACAAGATCAGGAACAAGCCGAGAAGAAAACTGGGAAGGCTGATGCCCAGGAGGGACAGCACGGTGACAGACTGGTCGACGATGGTCTGTTTTTTCCGCGCCGCCACCATGCCCAGCGGCAAGGCGATCACCACGCTGATGATCATGGCGTAGATGGCCAAAGACAGGGTCGGAAGCATATGGGATTTCAGCATTTCCGACACCGGCGTGTTGTTGGACACCGATACGCCCAAATCCCCGGAGAACACGTTCCCCAGCCAGTGGAAATACCGGGTCACCGGGGGATCGTCCAACCCCATCCGGGTCCGGAGCGCCATGATATCCTCAGGCGTCGCGTTATCCCCCAGGATCACGGCGGCGGGGTCCCCGGGAATCAGATACACAATGCTGAACACCACCACCGATACAATCAACAACACTGGGATGATGGACAGCACCCGACGAATCACATATTTTTTCATCGCTCCTTCCCTTCCTGCCATCGGAAAAGGGGGCGAACCCCCTTCTCCGTTTCCAATCACTTATTCGCGTACCTGGACATTCCAGAAGTAGACACCGCTGTAGATGTTCAGGTTTTCCACCTTGTCACTCCACGCCATGGCTGCGTTGTAGTGCCCCAGGTTCATCAACGGCAGGTATTCCCACGAGTAGCCCTGCAGCACATCCCAGTTGTGCTTCGCCTCCTCCCTGGTCTTGGACGCGTTGAACGCGTCAACCAACGAAAGGATGTGAGGATCATCCGTACCGGTCCAGCCAGGGTACGTCGGGCCGAAGTACAGCTTCAGCGACGGAACCGGCACGCTGGCGAACGAGGTGACGTACACATCGTACTTGGACGAGTCGGTGCGGAACTGCGTCAACGTCGCCCAGTCGACGACGATCAACTCAACCTTGATTCCCACCGCTTCCAGTTCCTGCTGCACCACCAGCGCCGTGCGATCCATGCCGTTCAGCGTGGAGACCAGAATCCGGAACGGCTGCCCGTTGTATCCGGCTTTCTTCAGCAGTTCCTTGGCCTTGGCGGCGTCATGCTGGTTGTAGTACTCGCTGCCCGCTTCACTGACCCAGAACGGCTCGCTGGAATCCATGTAGCTGGAATTCAGTTCGTACAGACTCCCATAGGCGGCCCGCATGACATCATCGAAGTTCAGCGCCGCGTTGACCGCCTGGCGGAAGTAGATGTTGGAGGCAACGCCTTCCTTCTTGTTGAACACGTAGGCCACCGTTCCTGCCTGGTACCGGATCACCTTGACGCCATCCATTGAGACGACACGGTCGTAGCTGTCACCGGTGACGTTGTAATCCATATCATACTGGCCGGTCTCCAGACCCGCCGTCCGGGTGGTCGGCTCGGAGACATAGTGGAAGTACAGCTTCTTGATCTTCGGATCCTTGTACCCAGCCCAGCCATCCACCGGTTTGGAAGGATCACCGTACGGTACGTAATCGTCGAACTTCTCCAGCAACGTGTACTGGTTCAGCTTCCACTCGACGAACTTGTACGGACCGGTTCCGATGTAGTCCGTCATGAATCCTTTGGTGTCCTCTTTCGCCGCGGCGGTCGCCGTGGTGATGGCAGCCGGCTGCGCCGCGCCAGCCATGACGTCCAGGAATGTCACCGCCGGATGGTCGAAGGTGATGCGGACCGTGTAGTCGTCCACCTTGACGAACCGAGCCTTGCCGGCAAGCTGTTTGGCCACGGAGAACCCGTTGATCCACCGGTTCATCGACGCGACGACGTCATCGGCCGTCATGATCGTTCCATCATGGAACTTGACCCCTTTGCGAAGATAGAACGTGTACTCCGAAGAGTCGGCGTTGGTCTCATACCGCTCCGCCAGCTCCGGCACCACCTCCGACTTGGAGTTCAGCGTCACCAGCTTCTCCCAGACGGAACCGGAAGTCATCTGCCGGGCGATCAGGGAGCTGTTCTTGTGCAGGTCGAGCGAAGGAGCTTCCTGGGCGACGGCGATGTGCAGTTCATCCTTGTACTTCACCGGCGCGGTTCCCTGCGCTGCAGCGGCACCGCTTCCCGCTTCCTTGCTCCCTCCGGCCCATCCCACGCTCATGACGATGGCAAGGACTACTCCCACCATCAACGTTATCCGTTTCGTTCTCATCGTCGTTCCTCCCATATTGGTGTGGAAATTGAAACAAAAAAAGCGCGACGGGACGAATCCTGTCGCGCCTTTGCGTTTGGTATTGGGGAGGTAGTACACCAACACCCGATGAGTTGTCAACAGACCCAATCAAGCTCTTTCATGTCTGCTTTTTCTTCCATAGCCTTTTCATCTTTCGCTCAGCAAAGAAAATACATGCGCCCATACGCATACGTATCGGGAGATGTCATGCAAAGATTCTTGCAGGCATCTACAGAATATTCTCTTGAAAAATTGATGAAATCGGGCTTGGTCTGGATCATGACACCCCGGAAAGCGTGCCATCGTCCGCCACATCAATCCCCTCTGCGGCAGGAACTTTGGGAAGACCGGGCATCGTCATGATCTTCCCGCTGTAGGCGACGACGAACTGGGCCCCGGCGGACAGCTTCACGTCGTGGATCTTCACGGTGAATCCGGTGGGCCGGGCAAGCAACTTGGGATTGTCGGAGAGGGAATATTGCGTCTTTGCCACGCACACCGGAACCTTGTCCAACCCAAGACGCTCAAGACGATCCATCTCTTCGTTGGCCTGGTCGGAGAAGCAGACATCCTCCCCGCCGTACACCTGGGTGACGATCATGCGGATCTTCTCGGAAAGCGGGAGATTCAGATCGTACAGCGGCCGGGCAGGCAGACGCGGATGGTCAGCCAGACGAACCACCTCGTTCGCAAGATCCACCGCACCTTCACCACCCTTCGCCCAGGCATTATCCACCACCACCGGCACCCCGTAGGTTTGGCAGAAGGCACGCACCATATCCGTTTCCGCCCCGCTGTCCGTCGGGAACTGGTTGATGGCCACCACGGCGGGCAAATGGTACACCCCGGTGATGTTCTCGATGTGCTTGCCCAGATTGGGAAGTCCGCCCTTCAGCGCTGCCAGATCCTCCTGGGCCAACGTTTCCTTGGCCGCCCCTCCATGCATCTTCAACGCCCGGATGGTGGCGACGATCACCATGGCATCAGGGAACCGGTCCAGCTGGCGGCAGACGATGTCCAGGAACTTCTCCGCCCCCAGGTCGGCGCCGAATCCCGCCTCGGTGACGGTGTACTGTCCCAACCGGAGCGCCGTACGGGTGGCGATGATGCTGTTGCACCCATGGGCGATGTTGGCGAACGGTCCGCCATGGACCAATGCCGGATGATGCTCCAGCGTCTGCACCAGATTCGGTTTGATGGCATCCTTGAGAAGAGCGGCCATCGCGCCCTGGGCCTTCAGGTCGGAAGCGGTCACCGGCTTGTCATCCACCGTATACCCGACGATGATGTTCCCCAGCCTCCGTTTCAAGTCGGCGAGATCCTCGGAGAGGCAGAGGATGGCCATCACCTCGGAGGCTGCGGTGATCTCAAACCCATCGTCCCGGGGTACCCCGCCGGTCTTTCCCCCCAGTCCGTCGGTGATGAAGCGGAGCTGACGGTCGTTCATGTCCATCGCCCGCTTCCAAGTGATCCGCTTGGGATCAATACCCAGGCTGTTGCCCTGGTAGATATGGTTGTCCAGCATGGCGGCAAGCAGGTTGTTCGCCGATGTGATGGCGTGGAAATCCCCGGTGAAGTGAAGGTTGATGTCCTCCATCGGCATGATCTGGGCGTACCCACCGCCGGCGGCCCCGCCTTTCAGACCGAAGACCGGACCAAGCGACGGCTGGCGGAGGGCAAGGACCGCATTGTGGCCACAGCGGTTCATCGCGTCGGCAAGCCCGATGGCAGTGGTGGTCTTCCCTTCCCCCGCAGGTGTCGGATTGATCGCCGTCACCAAGATCAGTTTCCCTTCCGTCCGGTGGGTACGCTGGATCTCTTGGGGATCAACCTTCGCCATGTACGCCCCGTAGGGAATAATCTCCTTGATCCCCAACGAAGATGCCACATCCCCGATCCGCGCCATCGTCGCCCGATGGGCGATCTCGATGTCCGTCTCCTGCTGTTCCACACTGGCCTCCCCACCTGGGACAACGCCTCAGGCTTGTTTTCTTCATCCTATCCACCGGATAAAAATCATTCCAGTGGCGTCATCCCCTTTTTCTCAGGTTTTGGATACGGAACCATGGCTCTTTCCCTATCATTTCCCCTCCTGAACTGGTACGCTTGTCCTATGGAGCGCACCGATGCGGATCGCCATCTGCGATGACAACCCAGCTGACGCCCGGCACGTCAAGGAATTGATGGAGCAGTTTCTCCATGCCCATCAGTA
The window above is part of the Sphaerochaeta sp. genome. Proteins encoded here:
- a CDS encoding ABC transporter permease; the encoded protein is MKKYVIRRVLSIIPVLLIVSVVVFSIVYLIPGDPAAVILGDNATPEDIMALRTRMGLDDPPVTRYFHWLGNVFSGDLGVSVSNNTPVSEMLKSHMLPTLSLAIYAMIISVVIALPLGMVAARKKQTIVDQSVTVLSLLGISLPSFLLGLFLILFFAVKLRWFPVSGYKPISAGFGQHIRFLTLPAIALGFMYAALIMRMTRASMLEALGSDYVRMAKAKGVKEFALVAKHAFRNTLVQVLTIIGQSFIGALSGATVVESMFGIPGIGSLVVNSVGRRDYQVIQAVVLMIALINVAISLVVDLLYGVVDPRIRLG
- a CDS encoding ABC transporter substrate-binding protein — translated: MRTKRITLMVGVVLAIVMSVGWAGGSKEAGSGAAAAQGTAPVKYKDELHIAVAQEAPSLDLHKNSSLIARQMTSGSVWEKLVTLNSKSEVVPELAERYETNADSSEYTFYLRKGVKFHDGTIMTADDVVASMNRWINGFSVAKQLAGKARFVKVDDYTVRITFDHPAVTFLDVMAGAAQPAAITTATAAAKEDTKGFMTDYIGTGPYKFVEWKLNQYTLLEKFDDYVPYGDPSKPVDGWAGYKDPKIKKLYFHYVSEPTTRTAGLETGQYDMDYNVTGDSYDRVVSMDGVKVIRYQAGTVAYVFNKKEGVASNIYFRQAVNAALNFDDVMRAAYGSLYELNSSYMDSSEPFWVSEAGSEYYNQHDAAKAKELLKKAGYNGQPFRILVSTLNGMDRTALVVQQELEAVGIKVELIVVDWATLTQFRTDSSKYDVYVTSFASVPVPSLKLYFGPTYPGWTGTDDPHILSLVDAFNASKTREEAKHNWDVLQGYSWEYLPLMNLGHYNAAMAWSDKVENLNIYSGVYFWNVQVRE
- a CDS encoding formate--tetrahydrofolate ligase; the encoded protein is MARIGDVASSLGIKEIIPYGAYMAKVDPQEIQRTHRTEGKLILVTAINPTPAGEGKTTTAIGLADAMNRCGHNAVLALRQPSLGPVFGLKGGAAGGGYAQIMPMEDINLHFTGDFHAITSANNLLAAMLDNHIYQGNSLGIDPKRITWKRAMDMNDRQLRFITDGLGGKTGGVPRDDGFEITAASEVMAILCLSEDLADLKRRLGNIIVGYTVDDKPVTASDLKAQGAMAALLKDAIKPNLVQTLEHHPALVHGGPFANIAHGCNSIIATRTALRLGQYTVTEAGFGADLGAEKFLDIVCRQLDRFPDAMVIVATIRALKMHGGAAKETLAQEDLAALKGGLPNLGKHIENITGVYHLPAVVAINQFPTDSGAETDMVRAFCQTYGVPVVVDNAWAKGGEGAVDLANEVVRLADHPRLPARPLYDLNLPLSEKIRMIVTQVYGGEDVCFSDQANEEMDRLERLGLDKVPVCVAKTQYSLSDNPKLLARPTGFTVKIHDVKLSAGAQFVVAYSGKIMTMPGLPKVPAAEGIDVADDGTLSGVS
- a CDS encoding ABC transporter ATP-binding protein; its protein translation is MMGQNEAQLLQVNHLTTSFKTERGWLKAVDGVSFSITQGEILGVVGESGCGKSVTSQSILRLYDEKKLTRYGGQVLFQGTNLFSLPQRTMQRYRGKMISMVFQDALSALNPVFTVGEQIMEPLRIHQKLSKTQAREKAIDMLKMVGIPSPEKRVDQYPHELSGGMRQRVMIAIALACGPRLLIADEPTTALDVTIQAQIMELIVDMNKRLNMGVMLITHDLAVVAETCRRVVVMYLGQVVEEALVDDLFDHPTHPYTRGLLASIPKISDDRSKRLSMIPGTVPLLDQIPQGCRFAKRCAFAEERCFHEQQQLKDVAPGHRVRCWKMTEGGESHG
- a CDS encoding ABC transporter permease, whose product is MMRICDGLKAIPSILLAIALMTALGADIKNVIISLAVVSTPNMARLARSSALVIKEQTYIEAMRGLGAGTQRILWKHIAPNILSPLIIQMTFVFATAIITEAALSFLGAGVPAPEPSWGAILSEGRTVIYNAQWMIIFPGIVTALTVLGLNLFGDGLRDLLDPQNG